One genomic segment of Helianthus annuus cultivar XRQ/B chromosome 14, HanXRQr2.0-SUNRISE, whole genome shotgun sequence includes these proteins:
- the LOC110908304 gene encoding CBL-interacting protein kinase 32 produces the protein MNPPKIKRRVGKYEVGRTIGEGTFAKVKFARNSETGEPVALKILDKEKVVKHKMAELIKMEIATMKLIKHPNVVRLYEVMGSKTKIFIVLEFVTGGELFDKIVNHGRMHEDEARKYFQQLINAVDYCHSRGVYHRDLKPENLLLDASGNLKVSDFGLSALSRQVRDDGLLHTTCGTPNYVAPEVLNDRGYDGATADLWSCGVILFVLLAGYLPFDDSNLINLYKKISAAEFTCPPWISFSARKLITRILDPNPMTRITIPELLNDEWFKQDFKQPEFVEKGEANFDDVEAAFQDSEEYHVTEKKEEHPAAMNAFELISMSKGLNLGNLFEMEQAFKRETRFTSRCPANEIVSKIEEAAKPLGFDVHKKNYKLRLENIKAGRKGNLNIATEVFQVAPSLHMVEIRKAKGDTLEFHKFYKRLSSSLKNVVWKTEEEMQEPA, from the exons ATGAATCCCCCCAAAATCAAGCGTCGAGTGGGTAAATATGAGGTGGGAAGGACAATCGGTGAGGGGACTTTTGCGAAAGTGAAGTTTGCTAGGAATTCTGAAACAGGGGAGCCTGTGGCTCTCAAGATCCTTGATAAAGAAAAAGTTGTGAAGCATAAAATGGCTGAACTG ATAAAAATGGAAATAGCAACCATGAAGTTGATAAAGCATCCCAATGTGGTCCGGTTATATGAG GTTATGGGGAGCAAGACCAAGATATTCATTGTACTTGAATTTGTCACAGGGGGAGAGCTTTTTGATAAAATT GTGAACCATGGACGAATGCATGAAGATGAAGCCAGAAAGTATTTTCAACAACTCATCAATGCTGTTGATTATTGCCATAGTAGGGGTGTCTATCATAGAGATCTAAAG CCGGAAAATTTGCTTCTGGATGCTTCCGGAAACCTCAAAGTTTCAGACTTTGGACTGAGTGCCCTTTCTCGACAAGTTAGG GATGATGGCTTGCTTCACACAACGTGTGGAACTCCAAATTATGTTGCTCCTGAG GTCTTGAATGATAGAGGATATGATGGGGCGACTGCAGATTTATGGTCGTGTGGAGTCATACTCTTTGTACTGCTTGCAGGTTACTTGCCATTTGATGATTCTAATCTTATAAACCTATATAAAAAA ATTTCAGCTGCAGAGTTTACTTGTCCTCCATGGATATCCTTTAGTGCCAGAAAGTTGATAACTCGCATATTGGATCCCAACCCCATGACC CGGATAACAATACCTGAGCTTTTGAATGATGAGTGGTTTAAACAAGATTTTAAACAACCTGAATTTGTTGAGAAGGGAGAGGCAaattttgatgatgtggaagcagctTTTCAAGATTCAGAA GAGTATCACGTGACAGAAAAGAAAGAAGAACATCCAGCTGCCATGAATGCTTTTGAGTTGATTTCTATGTCTAAGGGGCTCAACCTTGGCAACCTTTTTGAGATGGAACAG GCGTTCAAAAGGGAGACAAGATTCACATCGAGATGCCCAGCAAATGAGATAGTTAGTAAAATCGAAGAAGCTGCAAAACCTCTTGGTTTTGATGTGCACAAGAAGAACTATAAG TTAAGGCTTGAAAATATTAAAGCTGGGAGAAAAGGAAACCTCAATATTGCTACTGAG GTGTTTCAAGTAGCACCATCACTTCACATGGTTGAAATAAGAAAAGCAAAAGGAGATACTTTGGAATTTCATAAG